DNA from Sphingomonas psychrotolerans:
CGACCACATAGCGTTCGGCGAGGATCGACAGCCGCTCGACCAATTGGGTGGTCAGCAAACGCCCGCCGGGGCGCACCAATGCAGTGTGAAAATCACGATTGCGCACGGCGACTTCGGCAAGGTTGCTCGTCGCCGCGCCGTCCAGCTTGTGAAACGCCTCGATCGCCGCGGCGTGATCGGCTTCGGTCGCGCGTTCGGCGGCATAGACCGCGGCGGGCGGCTCGATCGCCAGACGAAGCACGTAGATCTCGTCAACCTGCTGCGCCGACATGGGCTGGACGAAATAGCCGCGATTGGCGTGGCTGGTCAGCAATCCCTCTTGCTCGAGCCGCGCCAGCGCCTCGCGCAGCGGGATCTTGCTGACGCCCAGCTCGGTGGCCAGCGCGTCCTGGCGGATCGGCAAATTGTTGGGCAATTGTCCGGTCACGATCTGCTCGCGCACGATTTCAAAGACACGCTCGGCAAGCGTACGTACGACGATGCTCATGGCCGCTTCTCCTTATGGGAGCGCCCGTGTTCGAATGAACGGCGCGGAATCGGAAGCATTACTTGACCTGAAACCCTTCCCAGAATGGATCAGCGCGATCAATCCAGATCGTGTTGAAGCCGGTTGCGACGGCCGATCCCTCGATCGAAGGGATGATCGCCGGCTGATCGCCGAGGCGGGTCTCCGCCTCGACGCGGCCGATGAAGCGGCTGCCGATATAGCTTTCATGGACGAAGCGATCGCCCACCGCCAGCTTCCCCGCCGCCGCCAGATGGGCGAGCCGGGCGGAGGTCCCGGTGCCGCACGGGCTGCGATCGATCGCCTTGTCGCCATAGAAGACCGCGTTGCGCCCGTCGGCGCCGTCCCCGCGCGGCTTGTCGGCCCACAGGATATGGCTGACGCCGCGGATCGTCGGGTCGAGCGGGTGCACCGGCTCGAACTTTGCGCGCACCGCTTCGCGAATACGCCCGCTGAGATCGATCAGCCGCGACGCACCGAGATCGTCGAGCCCGGTATAGCCACCCTGCGGCTCGATGATCGCGTAATAATTGCCGCCATAAGCGACGTCGATCGACAGCGGGCCGATGCCTTCGACATCGACCTCGATGCCGCGCGCGGCGACATAAGCCGGCACGTTGGTGATCCGCACCGCGGTGACCTTGTCGCCCTCGCGGGTATAAACGACGTCGATCACCCCGGCGGGGACCTCGATCCGCAGCTTGCCCGGCTCGGCGGGCTGGATCAGGCCATGTTCGAGCCCGAAAGTGACCATGCCGATCGTGCCGTGGCCGCACATCGGCAGGCAGCCCGAGGTCTCGATGAACAGGATGCCGACATCCGCATCGGGCCGGGTCGGCGGGTAGAGAAACCCGCCCGACATCATGTCGTGCCCGCGCGGCTCGAAGCACAGGCCGGTGCGGATCCAGTCGAAGCGCGCGAGGAAGTCCTGCCGCCTCTCCGACATCGACGCGCCCTTGAGCAGCGGCGCACCGCCGGCCACCAGCCGGACCGGATTACCGGCGGTGTGGCCGTCGATGCAGAAGAAGGTATGCCGCATCTTGCGCGTCAGGCGGCCTGCGCGACAGTCAGACTGGGCCGCGTCGCCGCCGCCTTCTCGACCATGGCGATCACTTCCGCGCGCCGCGCACCTTCGAGCGGATAACGCGGCGGCAACACGCGCTCGGAGCCGCGGCCCATCACCTGCTCGGCGAGCTTGATCGACTGGACGAGGTCGTGCTCGGCGTCGAGGTGGAGCAACGGCATGAACCAGCGATAGATTTCGAGCGCCTTGGCGTAATCGCCGCGCTCGAATGCCGCGACGAGCTCGACCGATTCCTTCGGGAAGGCATTGGTCAGGCCCGACACCCAGCCCTGCGCACCGAGGAAGAGCCCCTCCAGCGCGACATCGTCGAGGCCGGCGAACAGCACGTAGCGATCGCCAAAGGCATTGCGGAAATCGGTGAAGCGGCGCGTGTCCGGCGCCGATTCCTTGACCGCGACGATGTTCTTCACCGGCTTGAGCGCCTCGAGCACTTCGTTGTCGATCACCGAGCGATAGGCCGGCGGATTGTTGTAGAGCATGATCGGCAGCCCGGTCTTCTCGGCCACGCCCTTGAAATGCGCGACCATCTCGTGCGGCTTGGGCACATAGACCATCGGCGGCAGCAGCATCAGGCCATCGGCGCCAGCCTTCTCAGCCGCCTGCGCATAGCTAATCGCGCGGCGCGTGTCATATTCGGAGACACCGGTGATCACCGGAACCCGGCCATTCACCACCTCCACGATTGCGGAGAGCACACTGACCTTCTCGTCCTGCTCGAGCGAATTGTTCTC
Protein-coding regions in this window:
- a CDS encoding dihydrodipicolinate synthase family protein, which translates into the protein MTIGWKGVFPAVTTQLREDLSIDLADTQRVVDDLIRDGVTGVIALGTVGENNSLEQDEKVSVLSAIVEVVNGRVPVITGVSEYDTRRAISYAQAAEKAGADGLMLLPPMVYVPKPHEMVAHFKGVAEKTGLPIMLYNNPPAYRSVIDNEVLEALKPVKNIVAVKESAPDTRRFTDFRNAFGDRYVLFAGLDDVALEGLFLGAQGWVSGLTNAFPKESVELVAAFERGDYAKALEIYRWFMPLLHLDAEHDLVQSIKLAEQVMGRGSERVLPPRYPLEGARRAEVIAMVEKAAATRPSLTVAQAA
- a CDS encoding 4-hydroxyproline epimerase, translated to MRHTFFCIDGHTAGNPVRLVAGGAPLLKGASMSERRQDFLARFDWIRTGLCFEPRGHDMMSGGFLYPPTRPDADVGILFIETSGCLPMCGHGTIGMVTFGLEHGLIQPAEPGKLRIEVPAGVIDVVYTREGDKVTAVRITNVPAYVAARGIEVDVEGIGPLSIDVAYGGNYYAIIEPQGGYTGLDDLGASRLIDLSGRIREAVRAKFEPVHPLDPTIRGVSHILWADKPRGDGADGRNAVFYGDKAIDRSPCGTGTSARLAHLAAAGKLAVGDRFVHESYIGSRFIGRVEAETRLGDQPAIIPSIEGSAVATGFNTIWIDRADPFWEGFQVK
- a CDS encoding GntR family transcriptional regulator; amino-acid sequence: MSIVVRTLAERVFEIVREQIVTGQLPNNLPIRQDALATELGVSKIPLREALARLEQEGLLTSHANRGYFVQPMSAQQVDEIYVLRLAIEPPAAVYAAERATEADHAAAIEAFHKLDGAATSNLAEVAVRNRDFHTALVRPGGRLLTTQLVERLSILAERYVVAHLQPAGRESRAHTEHQDLIDAWLARDGARLTTLLTEHLQGTLDDLRQQFESTA